One segment of Arthrobacter sp. MMS18-M83 DNA contains the following:
- a CDS encoding L-rhamnose mutarotase — translation MRVCFRSSVKPSQIPEYRRRHAAVWPEMLRELKAAGWNNYSLFLADDGLLVGYVECDDFDAARARMALTDVNARWQAEMALLFEDDAQSPDQGFVQLTEIFNLEDQLSGG, via the coding sequence ATGCGCGTCTGCTTCCGTTCCTCGGTCAAACCCAGCCAGATTCCCGAATATCGACGTCGGCACGCTGCAGTGTGGCCGGAGATGCTCCGGGAACTCAAGGCAGCCGGCTGGAATAACTACTCGCTGTTTCTCGCCGACGACGGGCTGCTGGTGGGGTACGTGGAATGCGACGATTTCGACGCTGCACGTGCCCGCATGGCCCTGACCGATGTGAATGCCCGCTGGCAGGCGGAAATGGCACTGCTGTTCGAAGACGACGCCCAGTCACCCGACCAGGGATTCGTCCAACTCACGGAAATCTTCAATCTGGAGGACCAGTTGTCCGGGGGCTGA